The genomic stretch GCACCCAGACCTGGACGCCGTTCACGGTCCCGGAGGAGGCGATCAGCTGCGGGTTCACCGAGGCGGTGCGGGGCGTGCTCTCGCACCACATGGTGATCAGGGACGGGAAGATCGCCAACTACCATCCGTACCCCCCGACACCGTGGAACGCCAGCGTCCGCGACGTCAACGGCGTGCCGGGACCGTACGAGGACGCGGTGCAGAACACCCCGATCTTCGAGGAGAACCCGCCGGAGAAGTTCAAGGGCATCGACATCATGCGCGCCGTGCGCAGCTTCGACCCGTGCCTGCCGTGCGGAGTCCACATGTACCTCGGCGACGGCAAGGAACTACGCAAGCTGCACACCCCCCATGCCGCCGGCACCCTGTGACCATCCGGCAGCCGGGGAGCCGACCGCTCCCCGGCCGCCGAGGACGTGAGGAAAGGTAGGTCGGGCACGATGCCGCACGCCCATGACGTCCAGGCGGCCGGGAGCCGCGTCGAGGCGCTGCTCGCCGAGCTCGCCACGCTCAGCGACCCCGTGGCGCGGGCCAAGACCGAGGAGCTCGTCCGGGTGCTGGTCGAGCTCTACGGAGCGGGCCTGGAGCGCGTCGTCGAGATCGTCACCGAGGCCGAGGCGGCGCAGGTGCTCCACAGCCTGGCCGCCGACGACCTCGTCTCGGGCCTGCTCGTCCTGCACGACCTGCACCCGCTGACCACGGCGGAGCGCGTCCACGAGGCACTCGACACCGTGCGGCCTCAGCTCGGCCTGCACGAGGGCGGGGTCGAGCTGCTCGGCGTGGAGGCGGACGGAGTCGTACGGCTGCGCCTCGCGGGCACCTGCCACGGCTGCCCCTCCTCGCAGCTCACCGCCACCCACGCCATCGAAGGCGCCGTGCTGCGGGCCGCGCCGGAGGTGTCCCGGGTGGTCGTCGAGGGAGTGGCCGACGACCGGGCGCCGCTGCTGCAGATCCAGCACCGCCCGCCTCCCGGCCCGTGCCCGCTGCCGGGGACACTGCCGGAGAGGGTCTCATGACGGCCACCGGTCTGCGCCGGTTCCGCGAGCCCCGGCAGGCGGACGTGACGCGGTGCGAGATGTGCGGCGAGCCGCTGGGCGAGGTGCACGGCCACGTGGTGAACATCGAGAGCCGGGCACTCCTGTGCACCTGCCGCCCCTGCCACCTGCTGTTCCCCCACGACGCCGGAGCCCGCTACCGCGCGATGCCGGACCGCTACCTGCACGCCCCGTCGTTCCGGCTGACCGAGACCGACTGGGAGGAGCTGCAGATCCCGGTCCGCACGGCATTCTTCTTCCACAACTCCACCCTCGGCCAGACCGTCGCCCTCTACCCGAGCCCCGCCGGGGCGACCGAGTCACTCCTCCCGCTGGCGACCTGGGAACGCGTCCTGGCGGCCAATCCGGCGCTGGCCGTCGTCCGGCCGGACGTCGAGGCGCTCCTGGTGGACCGCCACCCCGGAGGCGGCTCCGCGTGCTACCTGGTGCCGGTCGCCGCCTGCTACGAGCTCGTCGGCCTGGTACGGCTGCACTGGAAGGGCTTCGACGGCGGGCAGAAGGCGTGGGAGGCCATCGACGGCTTCTTCGCGGAGCTGCGCCGGCGCAGCCACGTCGTCCCGCCCGGGGCCGCCGAAGGAGACGACGATGGCCGATGAGCTCACCTTCACCTGCGTGGGCGCGCGGGCGGAGCCGCACGCGGCCTTCCCCACCCTGGTCTTCCGGCTGCGGATCACCGAACCGTCCCCCAGCGGGCTGCACGCCATCGCGCTGCGGTGCCAGATCCGGGTGGAACCCCATCTGCGGCGCTACGTCCCGGCCGAGGCGGAGCTGCTCGGCGACCTCTTCGGAGATCCCTCGCGCTGGGGCGACACGCTCAAACCCCTGCAGTTCGCCGCCGTCTCCATCACGGTCCCCGCGTTCCGGACGAGCACCGAGATCGACCTGCCCGTGCCCTGCAGCTACGACCTGGAGGTGGCCGCGGGCAAGTATTTCGCCGCGCTCGACGAGGGCGAGGTCCCGCTGCTCATGCTCTTCAGCGGGACGGTGTTCGCCAGGACGTACAACGGTTTCGCCGTGGGACAGGTCCCGTGGCACTGCGAGACCCGCCATGGGCTCCCGGTGACCGTCTGGCGGGAGCTGATGGACCGCTACTTCCCCGGGAGCGGATGGCTGCGGCTGCGCCGGGACACGCTGCGGGCCCTGCACCGCTTCAAGTCCGAGCGCGCCGCGGCCACCTGGGACGAGACCGTGGAACTACTCCTCAAGGAGAACCTGCGATGAGCGTGCCGATGGAGATCGCCCGCAGGGTGGCGGACGCGGTCCTGTACGAGGGCTACCTGCTCTACCCTTACCGGGCCTCGGCGGCCAAGAACCGGGTGCGCTGGCAGTTCGGGGTGCTGGTGCCCCCGGCGTTCACCGCCACCGCCGAACCCTCCGCCAGCGTGACCGAATGCGTCCTCGAACGCGCCGAGGACGCCGTGGTCCGCCTGCGCCTGCGGTTCCTGCACGTCAGGACCCGCAGCGTCGAGCGGGCCGAAGGCGACGACCACCGGCCGGTCGCCGAGCTCCGCAGCGGCGAACGGACCTATCTCACCTTCGACGAGGCGACCGAGCGCGAGGTGGAGGCCGTACTGCCCATCGCGGCCCTGCTCGACGCCGAGCAGACGGTCCAGGTGCGCGTCCCCGGAGACCGGTCGGCCGAACTGATCATCGCGCCGACCGGCCGGCAGGAGGGCCGTGTCGTCTCCGAGCACCTGCCGCTGCGTGCGTCGCTGCGGGCCGTCGCCGAGCGGGTTCCGGGGCCCTACGACCTCGTCAGGCTGCGCGTCCGGGTGGAGAACACCGACGGCTGGGACCAGCCCGACGGGACGCGAGAGCAGGCACTCCGGCGCTCGCTGGTCTCGGCGCACCTGCTCATCGGGGTGACCGGCGGTGCCTTCGTCTCCCTCCTCGACCCGCCGGAGTGGGCCCGGCCGGTCGCCGAGAGCTGCCGCAACGAGCACACCTGGCCGGTGCTCGTCGGCGAGCCCGGCCACCGTGACGTGGTGCTCTCGTCGCCGATCATCCTGTACGACTACCCGGACATCGCCCCGGAGAGCCCGGGCGAGCTGTTCGACTCGACCGAGATCGACGAGATCCTCCACCTGCGCACGCTCACCCTCACCGAGGAGGAGACGCGGGAGGCCCGGGCGACCGACCCCCGGGCGGCCCGGCTCCTCGACATGGTCGGCGACCTGCCGCCCGAGGTGGTCGAGCGGCTCCACGGGGTGATCCGGTATCTGGGCGCCCCCCAGGAGAAGCCACCCGAAACGCCCTGGTGGGATCCGGCGGCCGACGCCGCCGTGTCACCGGAGACCGACAGCGTGATCGTCTCCGGGGTGGCGGTCGCCAAGGGCAGCCGGGTCCGGCTGGTCCCCGGCCGGCGTCGCGCCGACGCCCACGACATGTTCCTGACCGGCAGGACCGCCCGGGTGGAGGCCGTGCTCCTCGACCTCGACGGAGCGCGGCACCTGGCCGTCACCCTCGACGACGACCCCGGCGCGGACCTGCACCGCTCCCACGGGCGTTTTCTCTACTTCGCCCCCGACGAGGTGGAGCCGCTCGGCGACGAGGTGGCCGGATGAGGATCCTCATCGCCGGCGTCGGCAACGTCTTCCTCAGCGACGACGGCTTCGGCGTCACGGTGGCGGGACGGCTGGCGGCCATGGACCTCCCCGACGGGGTCAGGGTCGCCGACTTCGGCATCCGCGGCATCCACCTCGCCTACGAGCTCACCGGCGGCGGCCACGACACCGCGATCATCCTCGACGCCGCGGCGCGCGGCAGCCCGCCCGGCACGCTCTACGTGCTGGAGCCGTCGCCGGGTGAGTGCCCGGGCTCCTTCGTCGACGCCCACGCCATGACACCCGAGTCCGTGCTGGCCCTGGCGGGCACGCTCGGCGGCGGGACCGGCCGGGTCCTGCTCGTCGGCTGCGAGCCCGCCGACCTCTCACCCGGCATGGAGCTGAGCGCGCCGGTCGCGGGCGCGGTCGGGGACGCGGTGGAACTCGTCCTGGAACTGGTCAGGCAACAGCTCGGGCCGGTGTGCGCCGGCGCGGGTCACGAGGAGGAACGGCCATGGTGAAACGTCTGATCGTCGGAGCGCTGTTCGTCGGGGTGGGGGCACTGGTCGTCCAGTCGATCCCCGACATCAGGCGCTACCTGCGGATCAGGAAGATGTGACGGCCCGCAGGGGACCCGCACATCGCAGACGGGCCGTGACACACGGCCCGATATGACCACATGGAACGAGAGGAGTGCAGTCATGCATGAATTCGGGATCGCCGAGGCGATCCTCGACGCGGTCGAGAGACGCGCGGAGGGCCGGCGGGTGGAGCGGGCACGGGTGCAGGCGGGCGCCATGCTCCGCATCACCGAACCCGCGATCAACCAGGCGTTCGCCCTGATCGCGGACGGATCACTGGCCGAAGGGGCCCGGGTCGACCTGGTCAT from Streptosporangium album encodes the following:
- a CDS encoding DUF6084 family protein yields the protein MADELTFTCVGARAEPHAAFPTLVFRLRITEPSPSGLHAIALRCQIRVEPHLRRYVPAEAELLGDLFGDPSRWGDTLKPLQFAAVSITVPAFRTSTEIDLPVPCSYDLEVAAGKYFAALDEGEVPLLMLFSGTVFARTYNGFAVGQVPWHCETRHGLPVTVWRELMDRYFPGSGWLRLRRDTLRALHRFKSERAAATWDETVELLLKENLR
- a CDS encoding hydrogenase maturation protease — translated: MRILIAGVGNVFLSDDGFGVTVAGRLAAMDLPDGVRVADFGIRGIHLAYELTGGGHDTAIILDAAARGSPPGTLYVLEPSPGECPGSFVDAHAMTPESVLALAGTLGGGTGRVLLVGCEPADLSPGMELSAPVAGAVGDAVELVLELVRQQLGPVCAGAGHEEERPW
- a CDS encoding DUF5947 family protein, coding for MTATGLRRFREPRQADVTRCEMCGEPLGEVHGHVVNIESRALLCTCRPCHLLFPHDAGARYRAMPDRYLHAPSFRLTETDWEELQIPVRTAFFFHNSTLGQTVALYPSPAGATESLLPLATWERVLAANPALAVVRPDVEALLVDRHPGGGSACYLVPVAACYELVGLVRLHWKGFDGGQKAWEAIDGFFAELRRRSHVVPPGAAEGDDDGR
- a CDS encoding DUF6893 family small protein, producing MVKRLIVGALFVGVGALVVQSIPDIRRYLRIRKM
- a CDS encoding NifU family protein — encoded protein: MRKGRSGTMPHAHDVQAAGSRVEALLAELATLSDPVARAKTEELVRVLVELYGAGLERVVEIVTEAEAAQVLHSLAADDLVSGLLVLHDLHPLTTAERVHEALDTVRPQLGLHEGGVELLGVEADGVVRLRLAGTCHGCPSSQLTATHAIEGAVLRAAPEVSRVVVEGVADDRAPLLQIQHRPPPGPCPLPGTLPERVS